A region of uncultured Anaeromusa sp. DNA encodes the following proteins:
- a CDS encoding DNA adenine methylase — protein sequence MSEVATVLRWPGSKWRLAEWIVSHMPPHKIYLEPFFGSGAVFFNKPESETETINDIDGNVVNLFKAIRDNPLDLAEKIEMTPWAREEYVKSYEQAGSDDVEKARLFLVRCWQAFGAKTCCKTGWAFDRSGTVYKPNLWRKLPKRILDVADRLKSAQIENMEAVKLIEAHNRENTLIYADPPYMASTRRNSALYACEMGGQEEHERLLKALISHSGPVLLSGYNSELYSDYLVGWERMTMPARTEKGLAAEESLWLNRKASMYATRLFAE from the coding sequence ATGAGTGAGGTTGCGACAGTGCTGCGGTGGCCGGGTAGCAAGTGGAGGCTGGCTGAGTGGATAGTATCTCATATGCCGCCACATAAAATTTACTTAGAGCCGTTCTTTGGATCCGGGGCCGTGTTTTTTAACAAGCCGGAAAGTGAGACGGAAACTATAAACGATATTGATGGGAATGTGGTCAATCTATTCAAGGCGATCAGAGACAATCCCCTTGATCTGGCCGAAAAAATTGAAATGACTCCGTGGGCAAGAGAAGAGTATGTGAAGTCTTACGAACAGGCAGGATCCGATGACGTGGAAAAGGCTAGGTTATTTTTAGTACGTTGCTGGCAAGCATTTGGAGCTAAGACCTGTTGCAAAACTGGTTGGGCGTTTGATAGGAGCGGAACTGTTTATAAGCCTAATTTGTGGCGCAAATTACCCAAAAGAATTTTAGATGTTGCCGATAGGTTAAAAAGTGCGCAAATAGAAAACATGGAAGCGGTTAAGCTAATCGAAGCCCATAACCGCGAAAACACGTTAATTTATGCCGACCCTCCATACATGGCGAGCACGCGGAGAAACAGCGCTTTGTATGCTTGCGAAATGGGGGGGCAAGAAGAGCATGAGCGGCTATTGAAAGCGCTGATAAGTCATTCTGGACCGGTACTTCTGTCTGGATATAACAGCGAATTGTACTCAGATTACCTTGTTGGATGGGAAAGAATGACCATGCCTGCTAGAACGGAAAAAGGGTTGGCAGCGGAAGAAAGTCTTTGGCTCAACCGCAAAGCGTCGATGTATGCAACGCGGCTGTTTGCAGAGTAG
- a CDS encoding VRR-NUC domain-containing protein, with protein sequence MRMSDADFARLTKDKKGKPKGPTETDIQNAIREFLRWRGWFVIRHQQGLGCHKGLSDLTAIKGGKTVYIEVKRPKGTQSEWQLDFQADIEAHGGLYVVARSVEDVEFLQ encoded by the coding sequence ATGCGGATGAGTGATGCGGACTTCGCCAGGCTTACCAAAGACAAGAAGGGCAAGCCCAAGGGGCCAACAGAAACGGATATCCAAAACGCGATCCGGGAGTTCTTGCGTTGGCGTGGCTGGTTCGTGATCCGGCATCAGCAGGGGCTTGGGTGTCACAAGGGGCTCAGCGATTTGACGGCCATTAAAGGCGGGAAAACCGTGTACATTGAGGTCAAGCGGCCCAAGGGTACGCAGTCGGAATGGCAGCTAGACTTTCAAGCGGATATCGAGGCTCATGGTGGGCTGTATGTGGTGGCTAGGAGCGTTGAGGATGTTGAGTTTTTGCAATAA
- a CDS encoding glycine zipper family protein: MNYMRELNAFRNWAMINRPSTGGVALWNMLMNVNNMTGWKEWFTVPNQTLQLLTGLSRQGIESTRNSLIQFGLIEYKKGRSNQAGSYRMISLLFPSDPGEPVDNFSECKNLGTALGTVVGIDVGTPGGTLIGTGVGTVVGHSYTKLYVDEKEKRKEDVPNSQPVDKSLCEKCGGKGYVVVKVPFNNGLSLKDSVVPCECRKQKTWGVPEQYQHEGAEV; this comes from the coding sequence ATGAACTACATGCGAGAGTTGAACGCGTTTAGGAATTGGGCGATGATAAACCGACCATCTACCGGGGGAGTTGCTTTATGGAACATGCTTATGAACGTAAACAACATGACCGGGTGGAAAGAATGGTTTACTGTGCCGAATCAAACGCTTCAACTACTTACCGGATTGTCCCGACAAGGGATCGAATCCACAAGGAATTCGCTAATTCAGTTCGGCTTAATCGAGTATAAAAAAGGACGGTCTAATCAAGCTGGAAGCTACCGAATGATATCGCTTTTATTTCCGAGTGACCCTGGTGAGCCTGTGGATAACTTTTCTGAGTGCAAGAATTTAGGCACAGCACTAGGCACAGTAGTAGGCATAGATGTAGGCACACCAGGAGGCACACTAATAGGCACAGGTGTAGGCACAGTAGTAGGCCATTCTTATACAAAACTATACGTAGACGAAAAAGAAAAAAGAAAAGAAGACGTGCCTAATAGTCAGCCTGTGGATAAGTCCCTTTGTGAAAAATGCGGGGGGAAGGGATACGTGGTTGTTAAGGTGCCGTTCAACAACGGGCTGAGCCTAAAGGACAGTGTGGTCCCGTGTGAATGCAGGAAGCAGAAAACATGGGGTGTGCCGGAGCAGTATCAGCACGAGGGAGCGGAGGTGTGA